Proteins from a single region of Apostichopus japonicus isolate 1M-3 chromosome 21, ASM3797524v1, whole genome shotgun sequence:
- the LOC139962467 gene encoding uncharacterized protein isoform X1, with protein MPRPNPAPIGLPNSSNGSNKEMLEKIKESLEHLHVHPNRDFSHQNNRLPTSGGGGTLVYSSAATSTELHHSDLTSKQHVKRRNIALETIKQNLIETKNQESYQVQHQDLSSYQGNPPSYHVIHDTGSTLDPGRVQSNAINGHVGDYSSLRGLSNEEHPYIQDYRQRTNLPSYPRNLNASADVSRITSAPVSRKGSFGDSRHGHSNMPNHGSSYTLPDRTVIPSHDGAASNGYSRQRLETAAGQGHYHVPTGEVRQQSANASPSSFGHYQTLQVLDMHDQYPDRGTSMYVGHPHRASGTVMSRKVSATDMLSSNDYVNISNSPYYQNDRYLDSPEHNHSHVYVTPGSVTATINTNKSGPMGSDGGIGGYAPVRLTPDEYRFKRQTVITEKTHSQLGVTTTSSTTYTTCKQFTLGQAGRGDPPPYPSGSVQAMFSKPSSPVPRVSSYNNPQSQSSGYSSLNHSGNSSTQGRFAPPTNGTSSYSTSFVSNPPPSSSYPDFTKQNQPSLTTQSQPRNTTHSQQAFTRFSYSSMHSDSTTPSESSYPSQYLSHGEQPHPTTTTTTLFIIPGDSKGAPGTYSPEVISAMMNKKLPPPSYEASTQNRVSTSSSASDVGSVNMGAPSHDPYPVHDSTYTPNRNSPNTIPQITVIVQKPPPYRPPQGVTVAKFPAPVPATVSTTVSLSDGVSSRRIPVHAVRSSAVPKPVLQKADVPDPPPNRGQSPDTVSTQSTHSSTCSDSPITGRMPSPISEISTASVQSDHSDASTAHSTDSSTKRTIESPVPERKRKEESYESRVKSYSPAAFKFYMEQHMENIMKGYDQRNHRRTQLENEMARVGLSEEAQDQMRRMLNQKESNYLRQRRAKMSKSMFKKIQTLGIGAFGEVALVRKSDTNALYAIKTLRKADVLQRNQVGHVKAERDILAEANNDWVVKLYYSFQDSSNLYYVMDYIPGGDLMSLLIRKEIFSEELARFYIAELTLAIESVHKMGFIHRDIKPDNILVDRNGHIKLTDFGLCTGFRWTHDSKYYQTTGHGRQDSMEPFDANEKDMCNFNGSESSYINNHRPLKTLERRRKRQKERLKAHSLVGTPNYIAPEVLTKVGYTQSCDWWSVGVILYEMLVGQPPFLAERPDQTQWKVINWRETLKIPRIAKLSPEAEKLILELCTNAEERLGAHQIKHHPFLKSVDFTKNIRDAEAPYKPTIRFPTDTSNFDPVSPDKLRGSSSSWGSSESNGNHKNHKSKGNHRQTEHAFFEFTFRRFFDDGGHPYSTPMRMNFDFPPQTPINREDLEAETTKASEPQEPVYV; from the exons ATGCCGAGGCCTAATCCGGCTCCAATCGGCCTCCCAAACAGCAGCAATGGCAGTAACAAAGAGATGTTAGAGAAGATCAAAGAGAGCTTGGAACATTTACACGTACATCCAAATAGAGACTTTAGCCATCAGAACAATAGACTACCTACGTCCGGAGGAGGTGGCACACTTGTGTACTCCTCTGCTGCGACTTCGACAGAGTTGCACCACAGCGATTTGACATCCAAACAACATGTCAAGAGGCGTAATATAGCTCTGGAAACGATCAAGCAGAATTTGatcgaaaccaaaaatcagGAGTCTTATCAGGTACAG CATCAAGACTTGAGTTCGTACCAGGGAAACCCTCCTTCTTATCATGTCATCCACGACACTGGGTCTACTTTAGATCCAGGAAGGGTCCAGAGTAATGCCATTAACGGTCATGTAG GGGATTACAGCAGTTTAAGAGGGCTGAGCAACGAGGAGCATCCTTACATCCAGGACTACCGTCAACGGACTAATTTGCCAAGCTATCCTCGAAACCTCAACGCATCTGCGGACGTGAGTCGGATAACGTCCGCCCCTGTGTCCAGGAAGGGGTCGTTTGGGGATTCGAGGCATGGCCATTCCAACATGCCAAACCATGGTTCTTCTTACACATTGCCAGACAGAACGGTCATTCCGAGCCACGACGGCGCAGCCTCTAACGGTTACTCGCGGCAACGGTTAGAGACAGCGGCGGGCCAGGGGCATTATCATGTTCCAACGGGTGAGGTGAGGCAGCAGTCAGCTAACGCGTCGCCCTCATCGTTTGGACATTACCAGACGTTGCAAGTCCTCGACATGCACGACCAATACCCAGACAGGGGCACGTCCATGTACGTGGGACACCCGCATCGTGCGAGCGGGACGGTCATGAGCCGTAAGGTATCGGCCACAGATATGCTGTCTTCGAACGACTatgtaaatatatctaattCTCCGTATTACCAGAACGACAGGTACCTGGACAGTCCTGAGCATAACCATTCCCACGTCTACGTGACACCAGGCAGCGTGACGGCCACCATAAATACCAACAAGTCCGGCCCCATGGGCTCGGACGGTGGCATTGGTGGCTACGCGCCGGTGAGGCTCACTCCCGACGAGTATAGGTTTAAGAGACAGACTGTTATCACAGAAAAGACACATTCCCAACTTGGTGTAACCACGACTTCATCTACCACGTACACTACTTGTAAACAATTCACGTTAGGTCAGGCTGGCAGGGGGGACCCTCCTCCTTATCCGTCAGGATCAGTGCAAGCCATGTTTTCGAAACCCAGCAGTCCGGTACCTAGGGTATCCTCTTATAATAATCCGCAAAGCCAGTCGTCCGGTTATTCTAGTTTAAACCACAGCGGCAACTCCTCGACGCAAGGCCGTTTCGCTCCACCGACCAACGGTACCTCGAGTTACAGCACCAGCTTTGTCAGCAACCCGCCGCCGTCGTCGAGCTATCCAGACTTCACCAAGCAGAACCAGCCCAGTCTGACGACGCAGAGCCAACCGCGAAACACCACGCACAGCCAACAGGCTTTCACACGATTCAGCTACTCCAGTATGCACAGCGACAGTACGACGCCCAGCGAGTCCAGTTACCCGAGTCAGTATTTATCTCACGGTGAGCAACCGCACCCTaccacaaccaccaccacccTCTTTATCATTCCGGGCGACTCGAAAGGTGCTCCTGGCACCTACAGCCCAGAGGTCATCAGCGCCATGATGAACAAGAAGCTTCCCCCTCCCAGTTACGAAGCCAGCACCCAAAACAGGGTCTCAACCTCTTCAAGTGCCTCAGATGTCGGGTCGGTCAATATGGGGGCGCCGTCCCATGATCCCTATCCCGTACACGACTCTACGTACACCCCAAACAGGAACTCTCCAAACACTATTCCTCAGATCACTGTGATCGTGCAGAAGCCACCCCCTTACAGGCCGCCCCAGGGAGTCACGGTCGCAAAGTTTCCCGCTCCAGTGCCTGCCACCGTCAGCACGACCGTCTCGCTGTCCGACGGAGTGTCGTCCCGTCGCATACCGGTTCACGCGGTCCGCAGCAGTGCAGTACCGAAGCCGGTGCTTCAGAAAGCGGATGTCCCCGACCCACCTCCCAACAGAGGTCAGTCTCCAGACACGGTGAGCACCCAGAGCACCCACTCGTCGACGTGTTCGGACTCCCCCATCACCGGCCGCATGCCCTCCCCGATCTCTGAGATCTCGACCGCCTCGGTACAGTCGGACCACAGCGACGCATCCACCGCCCATTCCACGGATTCCAGTACGAAGCGCACAATAGAATCTCCCGTACCGGAGAGGAAACGCAAGGAGGAGTCCTACGAGTCCCGGGTCAAATCCTACTCTCCGGCCGCCTTCAAGTTCTACATGGAACAGCACATGGAGAACATCATGAAGGGCTACGACCAACGCAATCACCGGCGGACGCAGCTGGAGAACGAGATGGCCCGCGTGGGTCTCTCGGAGGAGGCCCAGGACCAGATGAGGCGGATGCTCAACCAGAAGGAGAGCAACTACCTGAGACAACGCAGAGCCAAGATGTCCAAGTCCATGTTCAAGAAAATCCAGACGTTGGGTATCGGGGCCTTCGGGGAAGTGGCATTAGTCCGGAAGAGCGACACGAACGCTCTGTACGCCATCAAGACGCTCCGCAAGGCGGACGTCCTGCAGAGGAACCAGGTGGGCCACGTGAAAGCGGAGAGGGACATCCTGGCGGAGGCGAACAACGACTGGGTGGTGAAACTGTATTATTCCTTCCAGGATAGCTCCAACCTCTATTACGTCATGGACTACATCCCGGGCGGGGACCTGATGAGCCTGCTCATCCGCAAGGAGATCTTCAGCGAGGAACTGGCTAGATTCTATATCGCCGAACTGACTCTGGCCATCGAGAGTGTACATAAGATGGGTTTCATTCATAGGGATATCAAGCCGGACAATATTCTGGTGGATCGCAATGGTCACATAAAGCTCACAGACTTTGGCCTGTGCACAGGCTTCAGGTGGACACACGATTCAAAGTACTACCAAACGA CCGGCCACGGGAGGCAGGATAGCATGGAACCATTCGACGCCAACGAGAAGGACATGTGCAATTTTAACGGTAGCGAAAGTAGTTACATCAATAACCACCGTCCCTTGAAGACACTGGAGAGGAGGCGGAAGAGGCAGAAAGAAAGGCTCAAGGCCCACTCTCTGGTGGGGACGCCAAACTACATCGCACCTGAAGTACTCACCAAAGTAG GTTATACGCAATCGTGTGACTGGTGGAGCGTAGGGGTGATCCTGTACGAGATGTTAGTGGGGCAGCCTCCTTTCCTTGCTGAACGACCGGACCAAACTCAGTGGAAG GTCATCAATTGGAGGGAAACACTCAAGATACCCCGCATCGCCAAACTGTCGCCTGAAGCCGAGAAACTCATCCTCGAGCTGTGTACCAACGCGGAGGAACGGTTAGGCGCCCACCAGATCAAGCACCACCCTTTCCTGAAGAGTGTCGACTTCACAAAGAACATTCGGGACGCGGAGGCCCCTTACAAGCCGACGATACGGTTTCCAACAGACACCTCCAACTTTGACCCCGTCTCTCCGGACAAGCTCCGGGGCTCCTCGTCGAGTTGGGGCAGTTCAGAGAGCAACGGCAACCACAAGAACCACAAGTCGAAAGGCAACCACCGGCAGACGGAACACGCCTTCTTCGAGTTCACGTTTAGGAGGTTCTTTGACGACGGGGGACACCCCTATTCCACCCCCATGAGGATGAACTTTGACTTCCCCCCGCAGACGCCGATCAACCGGGAGGACTTGGAGGCGGAGACCACAAAGGCCAGCGAACCGCAAGAACCGGTCTACGTCTAA
- the LOC139962467 gene encoding uncharacterized protein isoform X2, with translation MPRPNPAPIGLPNSSNGSNKEMLEKIKESLEHLHVHPNRDFSHQNNRLPTSGGGGTLVYSSAATSTELHHSDLTSKQHVKRRNIALETIKQNLIETKNQESYQHQDLSSYQGNPPSYHVIHDTGSTLDPGRVQSNAINGHVGDYSSLRGLSNEEHPYIQDYRQRTNLPSYPRNLNASADVSRITSAPVSRKGSFGDSRHGHSNMPNHGSSYTLPDRTVIPSHDGAASNGYSRQRLETAAGQGHYHVPTGEVRQQSANASPSSFGHYQTLQVLDMHDQYPDRGTSMYVGHPHRASGTVMSRKVSATDMLSSNDYVNISNSPYYQNDRYLDSPEHNHSHVYVTPGSVTATINTNKSGPMGSDGGIGGYAPVRLTPDEYRFKRQTVITEKTHSQLGVTTTSSTTYTTCKQFTLGQAGRGDPPPYPSGSVQAMFSKPSSPVPRVSSYNNPQSQSSGYSSLNHSGNSSTQGRFAPPTNGTSSYSTSFVSNPPPSSSYPDFTKQNQPSLTTQSQPRNTTHSQQAFTRFSYSSMHSDSTTPSESSYPSQYLSHGEQPHPTTTTTTLFIIPGDSKGAPGTYSPEVISAMMNKKLPPPSYEASTQNRVSTSSSASDVGSVNMGAPSHDPYPVHDSTYTPNRNSPNTIPQITVIVQKPPPYRPPQGVTVAKFPAPVPATVSTTVSLSDGVSSRRIPVHAVRSSAVPKPVLQKADVPDPPPNRGQSPDTVSTQSTHSSTCSDSPITGRMPSPISEISTASVQSDHSDASTAHSTDSSTKRTIESPVPERKRKEESYESRVKSYSPAAFKFYMEQHMENIMKGYDQRNHRRTQLENEMARVGLSEEAQDQMRRMLNQKESNYLRQRRAKMSKSMFKKIQTLGIGAFGEVALVRKSDTNALYAIKTLRKADVLQRNQVGHVKAERDILAEANNDWVVKLYYSFQDSSNLYYVMDYIPGGDLMSLLIRKEIFSEELARFYIAELTLAIESVHKMGFIHRDIKPDNILVDRNGHIKLTDFGLCTGFRWTHDSKYYQTTGHGRQDSMEPFDANEKDMCNFNGSESSYINNHRPLKTLERRRKRQKERLKAHSLVGTPNYIAPEVLTKVGYTQSCDWWSVGVILYEMLVGQPPFLAERPDQTQWKVINWRETLKIPRIAKLSPEAEKLILELCTNAEERLGAHQIKHHPFLKSVDFTKNIRDAEAPYKPTIRFPTDTSNFDPVSPDKLRGSSSSWGSSESNGNHKNHKSKGNHRQTEHAFFEFTFRRFFDDGGHPYSTPMRMNFDFPPQTPINREDLEAETTKASEPQEPVYV, from the exons ATGCCGAGGCCTAATCCGGCTCCAATCGGCCTCCCAAACAGCAGCAATGGCAGTAACAAAGAGATGTTAGAGAAGATCAAAGAGAGCTTGGAACATTTACACGTACATCCAAATAGAGACTTTAGCCATCAGAACAATAGACTACCTACGTCCGGAGGAGGTGGCACACTTGTGTACTCCTCTGCTGCGACTTCGACAGAGTTGCACCACAGCGATTTGACATCCAAACAACATGTCAAGAGGCGTAATATAGCTCTGGAAACGATCAAGCAGAATTTGatcgaaaccaaaaatcagGAGTCTTATCAG CATCAAGACTTGAGTTCGTACCAGGGAAACCCTCCTTCTTATCATGTCATCCACGACACTGGGTCTACTTTAGATCCAGGAAGGGTCCAGAGTAATGCCATTAACGGTCATGTAG GGGATTACAGCAGTTTAAGAGGGCTGAGCAACGAGGAGCATCCTTACATCCAGGACTACCGTCAACGGACTAATTTGCCAAGCTATCCTCGAAACCTCAACGCATCTGCGGACGTGAGTCGGATAACGTCCGCCCCTGTGTCCAGGAAGGGGTCGTTTGGGGATTCGAGGCATGGCCATTCCAACATGCCAAACCATGGTTCTTCTTACACATTGCCAGACAGAACGGTCATTCCGAGCCACGACGGCGCAGCCTCTAACGGTTACTCGCGGCAACGGTTAGAGACAGCGGCGGGCCAGGGGCATTATCATGTTCCAACGGGTGAGGTGAGGCAGCAGTCAGCTAACGCGTCGCCCTCATCGTTTGGACATTACCAGACGTTGCAAGTCCTCGACATGCACGACCAATACCCAGACAGGGGCACGTCCATGTACGTGGGACACCCGCATCGTGCGAGCGGGACGGTCATGAGCCGTAAGGTATCGGCCACAGATATGCTGTCTTCGAACGACTatgtaaatatatctaattCTCCGTATTACCAGAACGACAGGTACCTGGACAGTCCTGAGCATAACCATTCCCACGTCTACGTGACACCAGGCAGCGTGACGGCCACCATAAATACCAACAAGTCCGGCCCCATGGGCTCGGACGGTGGCATTGGTGGCTACGCGCCGGTGAGGCTCACTCCCGACGAGTATAGGTTTAAGAGACAGACTGTTATCACAGAAAAGACACATTCCCAACTTGGTGTAACCACGACTTCATCTACCACGTACACTACTTGTAAACAATTCACGTTAGGTCAGGCTGGCAGGGGGGACCCTCCTCCTTATCCGTCAGGATCAGTGCAAGCCATGTTTTCGAAACCCAGCAGTCCGGTACCTAGGGTATCCTCTTATAATAATCCGCAAAGCCAGTCGTCCGGTTATTCTAGTTTAAACCACAGCGGCAACTCCTCGACGCAAGGCCGTTTCGCTCCACCGACCAACGGTACCTCGAGTTACAGCACCAGCTTTGTCAGCAACCCGCCGCCGTCGTCGAGCTATCCAGACTTCACCAAGCAGAACCAGCCCAGTCTGACGACGCAGAGCCAACCGCGAAACACCACGCACAGCCAACAGGCTTTCACACGATTCAGCTACTCCAGTATGCACAGCGACAGTACGACGCCCAGCGAGTCCAGTTACCCGAGTCAGTATTTATCTCACGGTGAGCAACCGCACCCTaccacaaccaccaccacccTCTTTATCATTCCGGGCGACTCGAAAGGTGCTCCTGGCACCTACAGCCCAGAGGTCATCAGCGCCATGATGAACAAGAAGCTTCCCCCTCCCAGTTACGAAGCCAGCACCCAAAACAGGGTCTCAACCTCTTCAAGTGCCTCAGATGTCGGGTCGGTCAATATGGGGGCGCCGTCCCATGATCCCTATCCCGTACACGACTCTACGTACACCCCAAACAGGAACTCTCCAAACACTATTCCTCAGATCACTGTGATCGTGCAGAAGCCACCCCCTTACAGGCCGCCCCAGGGAGTCACGGTCGCAAAGTTTCCCGCTCCAGTGCCTGCCACCGTCAGCACGACCGTCTCGCTGTCCGACGGAGTGTCGTCCCGTCGCATACCGGTTCACGCGGTCCGCAGCAGTGCAGTACCGAAGCCGGTGCTTCAGAAAGCGGATGTCCCCGACCCACCTCCCAACAGAGGTCAGTCTCCAGACACGGTGAGCACCCAGAGCACCCACTCGTCGACGTGTTCGGACTCCCCCATCACCGGCCGCATGCCCTCCCCGATCTCTGAGATCTCGACCGCCTCGGTACAGTCGGACCACAGCGACGCATCCACCGCCCATTCCACGGATTCCAGTACGAAGCGCACAATAGAATCTCCCGTACCGGAGAGGAAACGCAAGGAGGAGTCCTACGAGTCCCGGGTCAAATCCTACTCTCCGGCCGCCTTCAAGTTCTACATGGAACAGCACATGGAGAACATCATGAAGGGCTACGACCAACGCAATCACCGGCGGACGCAGCTGGAGAACGAGATGGCCCGCGTGGGTCTCTCGGAGGAGGCCCAGGACCAGATGAGGCGGATGCTCAACCAGAAGGAGAGCAACTACCTGAGACAACGCAGAGCCAAGATGTCCAAGTCCATGTTCAAGAAAATCCAGACGTTGGGTATCGGGGCCTTCGGGGAAGTGGCATTAGTCCGGAAGAGCGACACGAACGCTCTGTACGCCATCAAGACGCTCCGCAAGGCGGACGTCCTGCAGAGGAACCAGGTGGGCCACGTGAAAGCGGAGAGGGACATCCTGGCGGAGGCGAACAACGACTGGGTGGTGAAACTGTATTATTCCTTCCAGGATAGCTCCAACCTCTATTACGTCATGGACTACATCCCGGGCGGGGACCTGATGAGCCTGCTCATCCGCAAGGAGATCTTCAGCGAGGAACTGGCTAGATTCTATATCGCCGAACTGACTCTGGCCATCGAGAGTGTACATAAGATGGGTTTCATTCATAGGGATATCAAGCCGGACAATATTCTGGTGGATCGCAATGGTCACATAAAGCTCACAGACTTTGGCCTGTGCACAGGCTTCAGGTGGACACACGATTCAAAGTACTACCAAACGA CCGGCCACGGGAGGCAGGATAGCATGGAACCATTCGACGCCAACGAGAAGGACATGTGCAATTTTAACGGTAGCGAAAGTAGTTACATCAATAACCACCGTCCCTTGAAGACACTGGAGAGGAGGCGGAAGAGGCAGAAAGAAAGGCTCAAGGCCCACTCTCTGGTGGGGACGCCAAACTACATCGCACCTGAAGTACTCACCAAAGTAG GTTATACGCAATCGTGTGACTGGTGGAGCGTAGGGGTGATCCTGTACGAGATGTTAGTGGGGCAGCCTCCTTTCCTTGCTGAACGACCGGACCAAACTCAGTGGAAG GTCATCAATTGGAGGGAAACACTCAAGATACCCCGCATCGCCAAACTGTCGCCTGAAGCCGAGAAACTCATCCTCGAGCTGTGTACCAACGCGGAGGAACGGTTAGGCGCCCACCAGATCAAGCACCACCCTTTCCTGAAGAGTGTCGACTTCACAAAGAACATTCGGGACGCGGAGGCCCCTTACAAGCCGACGATACGGTTTCCAACAGACACCTCCAACTTTGACCCCGTCTCTCCGGACAAGCTCCGGGGCTCCTCGTCGAGTTGGGGCAGTTCAGAGAGCAACGGCAACCACAAGAACCACAAGTCGAAAGGCAACCACCGGCAGACGGAACACGCCTTCTTCGAGTTCACGTTTAGGAGGTTCTTTGACGACGGGGGACACCCCTATTCCACCCCCATGAGGATGAACTTTGACTTCCCCCCGCAGACGCCGATCAACCGGGAGGACTTGGAGGCGGAGACCACAAAGGCCAGCGAACCGCAAGAACCGGTCTACGTCTAA
- the LOC139962470 gene encoding NADH dehydrogenase [ubiquinone] 1 alpha subcomplex assembly factor 4-like isoform X1 — translation MGNVFRRGWRNFNVENRAHKFIEKHSDKPLAPPKYPESQKMVQHVEEKGFPKAMQEHLQKNAQLLDRLKDVKVDSTDVEGKSLGIEIDKDIPSEAERSLPLSRSGDGSPDLFPDEVPAGRISVQKAMELLAKHKQDKEKWTAERLAQDCKLDLTDTENILDNFQAFKIIPQNPNDPNPKLPIYEKRQLSAD, via the exons ATGGGAAACGTCTTTCGTAGGGGCTGGCGGAATTTCAATGTGGAAAATCGTGCCCACAAATTCATCGAGAAACACAGTGATAAGCCATTAGCTCCACCGAAATATCCCGAATCGCAGAAAATGGTGCAACATGTCGAAGAAA AAGGTTTTCCAAAGGCTATGCAAGAGCACCTACAAAAGAATGCCCAGCTGCTAGATAGGCTGAAGGATGTGAAAGTAGACTCCACAGATGTGGAAGGGAAA TCTTTAGGGATAGAAATAGACAAAGACATCCCCTCTGAGGCCGAAAGATCCCTCCCACTGTCGAGATCCGGCGATGGGAGTCCAGACCTATTCCCAGACGAGGTGCCTGCAGGTCGAATATCTGTCCAGAAGGCTATGGAACTTCTTGCCAAACATAAGCAAGATAAAGAG AAATGGACAGCTGAGAGGTTGGCACAGGATTGCAAGCTAGACTTGACGGACACAGAGAACATCCTCGATAACTTCCAAGCGTTCAAGATCATCCCGCAGAATCCAAACGACCCAAACCCAAAGTTACCGATTTATGAAAAGAGGCAACTTTCAGCAGACTGA
- the LOC139962470 gene encoding NADH dehydrogenase [ubiquinone] 1 alpha subcomplex assembly factor 4-like isoform X2, with the protein MGNVFRRGWRNFNVENRAHKFIEKHSDKPLAPPKYPESQKMVQHVEESFPKAMQEHLQKNAQLLDRLKDVKVDSTDVEGKSLGIEIDKDIPSEAERSLPLSRSGDGSPDLFPDEVPAGRISVQKAMELLAKHKQDKEKWTAERLAQDCKLDLTDTENILDNFQAFKIIPQNPNDPNPKLPIYEKRQLSAD; encoded by the exons ATGGGAAACGTCTTTCGTAGGGGCTGGCGGAATTTCAATGTGGAAAATCGTGCCCACAAATTCATCGAGAAACACAGTGATAAGCCATTAGCTCCACCGAAATATCCCGAATCGCAGAAAATGGTGCAACATGTCGAAGAAA GTTTTCCAAAGGCTATGCAAGAGCACCTACAAAAGAATGCCCAGCTGCTAGATAGGCTGAAGGATGTGAAAGTAGACTCCACAGATGTGGAAGGGAAA TCTTTAGGGATAGAAATAGACAAAGACATCCCCTCTGAGGCCGAAAGATCCCTCCCACTGTCGAGATCCGGCGATGGGAGTCCAGACCTATTCCCAGACGAGGTGCCTGCAGGTCGAATATCTGTCCAGAAGGCTATGGAACTTCTTGCCAAACATAAGCAAGATAAAGAG AAATGGACAGCTGAGAGGTTGGCACAGGATTGCAAGCTAGACTTGACGGACACAGAGAACATCCTCGATAACTTCCAAGCGTTCAAGATCATCCCGCAGAATCCAAACGACCCAAACCCAAAGTTACCGATTTATGAAAAGAGGCAACTTTCAGCAGACTGA